In the genome of Microbacterium saperdae, one region contains:
- a CDS encoding glycosyltransferase: MSAIARLKRAVVAVIPDPIAERVLPWRRTAFRAAGVSRPADAPVRLLIGPVNSAGQGFAWARAADRIPGVSAMNFMYRGAQDVFAYPADHSVSTAYFVENRRWQRTQRRAVEQRFTHVLVESGRALLGGGATAEVDVAHLTRQGVQVGLLWHGSDIRLPSVHREMEADSPFLDGTYPEQARLEAIAAANGRLMRTSGLPSLVSTPDLLSFAPDAQWLPVVVDARVWADAAPVRALQRSRPVVIHAPSRAGLKGTPLIAEVMRRLDDEKIIEYREVHGVSAAQMPEVYGAADIVLDQFSLGIYGVAACEAMASGRVVVSHVSPEVRERVHAITGRTLPVIEATSADLESVLRGIVADREDALAVADDGPAFVAEVHSGARSAEVLAAFLGVATATSSDHMGDWNDAR, encoded by the coding sequence ATGAGCGCTATCGCTCGGCTCAAGAGGGCTGTGGTCGCGGTGATACCGGACCCGATCGCGGAGAGGGTGCTTCCCTGGCGTCGCACCGCCTTCCGAGCGGCGGGGGTGTCGCGGCCCGCCGACGCACCGGTGCGCCTCCTGATCGGCCCCGTGAACTCGGCAGGTCAGGGTTTCGCGTGGGCGCGGGCCGCCGATCGCATCCCGGGTGTCTCCGCGATGAACTTCATGTACCGAGGGGCGCAGGATGTCTTCGCCTACCCGGCTGATCACTCGGTGTCGACCGCGTACTTCGTGGAGAACCGGCGCTGGCAGCGGACCCAGAGGCGCGCCGTCGAACAACGTTTCACGCATGTCCTCGTGGAATCGGGGCGTGCGCTGTTGGGCGGGGGAGCGACGGCCGAGGTCGACGTCGCCCACCTGACCCGGCAGGGTGTGCAGGTGGGCCTGCTCTGGCACGGCAGCGACATCCGGCTGCCGAGCGTGCATCGGGAGATGGAGGCGGACTCGCCGTTCCTCGACGGGACGTATCCGGAGCAGGCGAGGCTGGAGGCCATCGCCGCGGCGAACGGCCGCCTGATGCGGACCTCCGGCCTCCCCAGTCTGGTGTCCACTCCCGACCTGCTGTCCTTCGCCCCCGATGCGCAGTGGCTCCCGGTCGTCGTGGATGCGCGTGTCTGGGCGGACGCCGCGCCCGTGCGCGCGTTGCAGCGAAGTCGTCCTGTCGTGATCCACGCGCCCAGCAGGGCCGGATTGAAGGGGACGCCGCTGATCGCCGAGGTCATGCGGCGCCTGGATGACGAGAAGATCATCGAGTATCGCGAGGTGCACGGGGTCTCCGCCGCTCAGATGCCGGAGGTGTACGGCGCGGCGGACATCGTGCTCGACCAGTTCTCGCTCGGCATCTACGGCGTCGCCGCGTGCGAGGCGATGGCCAGCGGGCGAGTGGTCGTGAGCCACGTCTCCCCGGAGGTGCGCGAGCGCGTGCACGCGATCACCGGACGGACTCTTCCGGTGATCGAGGCGACCTCGGCCGATCTGGAGAGCGTCCTGCGCGGCATCGTCGCCGATCGCGAGGACGCGCTGGCGGTCGCCGACGACGGACCCGCCTTCGTCGCGGAGGTGCACTCCGGTGCGCGTTCCGCCGAAGTGCTGGCTGCTTTCCTGGGCGTCGCGACAGCGACGTCCAGTGATCACATGGGAGACTGGAACGATGCCCGCTGA